CAATTGCGGCAACCACCTCGCCTTGGCCGCAAAGACTGAACCTTCCTCTGCCGGCTTTTTCTGGACTCGGTTTCCAGGCCATCGACGGAATCCACTCTGCCGCCCACGATGGAACCGGCTTCGCCGTTGCAGGAGATGAAATCACGTTCGCCACCCTCTTTTGGGCTTCGCCTGGATTGTTGTTTTGCCAAACGAACTGCCTCGTGCGGACCGAACCACTTTGGGCGGTGCAGCGCGGAACTACATGGGCGTTGAGGCCGTGGAAAGCAAGGGAAAATCCAACTCAAAAAGGGCCGTTGATCCTGGTGGCGGAAATTTTTTAGTTTTCTTTACTAAATATCCTTTACAAATAGTGGCAGAGATGTATGATAGCGGGTATGCGAGGGCAGAATGTAGCCAAATGGGTCAGGCTCAATGGTCGGAGCAAGGCGGAAGCATTGCCACGACCGTCGCTGGTGGGCCGGCTGAACGAGCGGTTGGTGTTACAGTTGTTGCAGAACCGCGGTCCACTGTCGCGGGCGGAGGTGGTTCGTGCCAGCGGCCTAAGTGCACCGACGGTGTCGAAGGCGGTGGCGTCGTTGCTGCGTGCGGGGCTGGTGGAAGAGGTGGAAGAAGGGGTCACGGCGGAGTCGAGTCGGGGCCGGCCAGCGGTGAAGGTGCGCCTGGCGCGTTCGCGGGTCCAAGTTCTGGGTGTAGCGGTGGACGCGGGGCATTGCTGGGTGGCGGCAGCAGGATTGGATGGGACGCTGCGCCAGCCAGTCCGCCGAGTGGTGACACCGGGGAGCTACGAACAACTTCTGGCTGTGCTTGAGGAAGCAGCACGGGACTTGATGGAGGCCGAGGTGCAGACTTTGGGGTTAGGGATGAGTTTGCCGGGACTGGTCGATGATCGGGCCGGGCGGGGGATTTTGTCCCCGAACGTGCCGATGACCAACGGCCACACACCGGCGGCGGACTTGGGGCGCCGCTTGGGTTTGCCCGCTGTCCTGTTGCAGGAATCCCATGCGTTGTGCCTCGCGGAACGGCATTACGGCTTGGCCCAGCAGGTGGACGATTTCGCCGTGTTGGATGTGGCCACTGGGGTGGGTCTGGGCGTGATGCTTGGCGGTCGGCTGTTTACCGGGCATAACGGCCTGGCGGGGGAAATTGGCCACATGACGGTCGTGACGGAGGGGGGGCGGCGCTGCGGCTGCGGCAACAACGGCTGTCTGGAAACGGTAGTCAGCGATACTGCCCTCGCTTGGCAGGCGTCGCAGAAGCTCGGGCGCCCGGTGGGAGGGGATGAAGTCGTCGAACTGGCCCGCCGTGGCCAAATCGATCTGTCCGCGGAGCTGGACGGTATGGCCAGCTATCTCGCGTTAGCTGTCGCCGCTGTGATCAACATTTTCAACCCCGCCGCGGTCTTTATTCACACTCCCCTGTTTGACATCGAACCCGACTTGTTGGATCGGGTGATCGCACGGGCGCAGCAACGGGCCTTACCGCCT
This genomic interval from Thermogemmata fonticola contains the following:
- a CDS encoding ROK family transcriptional regulator — protein: MIAGMRGQNVAKWVRLNGRSKAEALPRPSLVGRLNERLVLQLLQNRGPLSRAEVVRASGLSAPTVSKAVASLLRAGLVEEVEEGVTAESSRGRPAVKVRLARSRVQVLGVAVDAGHCWVAAAGLDGTLRQPVRRVVTPGSYEQLLAVLEEAARDLMEAEVQTLGLGMSLPGLVDDRAGRGILSPNVPMTNGHTPAADLGRRLGLPAVLLQESHALCLAERHYGLAQQVDDFAVLDVATGVGLGVMLGGRLFTGHNGLAGEIGHMTVVTEGGRRCGCGNNGCLETVVSDTALAWQASQKLGRPVGGDEVVELARRGQIDLSAELDGMASYLALAVAAVINIFNPAAVFIHTPLFDIEPDLLDRVIARAQQRALPPSFQQCRILRAQGTKYQGAIAGIIEALTDAVAPRIT